The Xanthobacter flavus genome includes a window with the following:
- a CDS encoding helix-turn-helix domain-containing protein, producing MSLATSRPNGPSAIPAGLVVAGLLADAREVVAFDPTVARSLLARAIEILDTVPETPRASGLAPWQIRRLEAFVAAHIASSITLERMAACVGLSPSHFGRVFKIAQGETPHAFVLRKRVERARTLMVESALPLAEIALDCGFSDQSHLNRIFRRYSGMSPNAWRRMTRA from the coding sequence ATGTCCCTCGCCACTTCCCGCCCGAACGGCCCTTCCGCCATCCCCGCTGGCCTGGTGGTCGCCGGGCTCCTCGCCGATGCGCGCGAGGTCGTGGCCTTCGATCCCACGGTGGCGCGCTCGCTGCTCGCGCGGGCCATCGAGATCCTCGACACCGTGCCCGAGACGCCCCGCGCGTCCGGCCTCGCCCCCTGGCAGATCCGGCGGCTGGAGGCGTTCGTGGCGGCGCACATCGCCAGCAGCATCACGCTGGAGCGCATGGCGGCCTGCGTCGGCCTCAGCCCCAGCCATTTCGGGCGGGTGTTCAAGATCGCCCAGGGCGAGACGCCCCATGCCTTCGTGCTGCGCAAGCGGGTGGAGCGGGCGCGCACGCTGATGGTGGAGAGCGCCCTGCCGCTGGCCGAGATCGCCCTCGACTGCGGCTTCTCGGACCAGAGCCACCTCAACCGCATCTTCCGCCGCTACAGCGGCATGAGCCCCAACGCCTGGCGCCGGATGACGCGCGCCTGA
- a CDS encoding FAD-dependent oxidoreductase — MTTTNAREHQMFPAFTPQQIAVARRFASGPEQHFAAGEALYEIGAVDAPTWLVISGTIEVVRRDGLSGEAPVTVHHAGQFSGEVSQLDGRPAIASGRAGAQGCTALPFDAAHLRALVIGSAELGEIIMRALILRRVNLIAEGGSGTILIGVPDSREVLELQGFLNRAGLPNLVLDVRNDEEGRALVARTGVQPDELPLAVCPAGALLKRPTIEELAGCLGIVPPLDPERLYDVAIVGAGPAGLAAAVYAASEGLSVLVLDARATGGQAGASARIENYLGFPTGISGQALAGRAFNQAVKFGAEVAIPVAVERLDCIGGALSLACAGDRRVQARAVVIASGARYRRPDVPGLATFEGAGISYWVSAVEARLCGGEEVALVGGGNSAGQAIVYLAPHVKKLHVVVRRPLADTMSRYLIDRIDALPNVELHVGSEIASLEGDRTTGLTAATFRDRRDGSLHRRELRHMFLFIGADPNAAWATPCVETDGKGFITTGAGRRPLETSVPGVFAIGDVRAGSVKRVAAAVGEGAAVVAQIHAMFAEAAGDEAPR, encoded by the coding sequence GTGACGACGACCAACGCGCGCGAGCACCAGATGTTTCCCGCCTTCACTCCGCAGCAGATCGCCGTCGCGCGGCGCTTCGCCAGCGGCCCGGAGCAGCATTTCGCGGCCGGGGAGGCCCTCTACGAGATCGGCGCCGTGGACGCCCCTACCTGGCTGGTGATCTCCGGGACGATCGAGGTGGTGCGGCGCGACGGGCTGTCGGGCGAGGCGCCCGTCACGGTCCACCACGCCGGGCAGTTCTCGGGCGAGGTGAGCCAGCTGGACGGGCGGCCCGCCATCGCCTCCGGCCGCGCCGGGGCGCAGGGCTGCACTGCCCTGCCCTTCGACGCCGCCCATCTGCGTGCCCTCGTCATCGGCTCGGCGGAGCTGGGCGAGATCATCATGCGCGCCCTCATCCTGCGCCGGGTCAATCTGATCGCCGAGGGCGGATCGGGGACGATCCTGATCGGCGTGCCGGACAGCCGGGAGGTGCTGGAGCTGCAAGGCTTCCTGAACCGCGCGGGCCTGCCCAACCTCGTCCTCGACGTGCGCAACGACGAGGAGGGCCGCGCTCTGGTCGCCCGCACCGGCGTGCAGCCGGACGAGCTGCCGCTGGCGGTATGCCCCGCCGGCGCGCTGCTGAAGCGTCCGACCATCGAGGAACTGGCCGGATGCCTCGGCATCGTGCCGCCGCTCGATCCCGAACGGCTCTACGACGTGGCCATCGTCGGCGCCGGGCCGGCGGGCCTCGCGGCGGCGGTCTATGCGGCGTCCGAAGGCCTGTCCGTTCTCGTGCTCGACGCGCGGGCCACGGGCGGGCAGGCGGGCGCCTCGGCGCGGATCGAGAACTATCTCGGGTTTCCCACCGGCATCTCGGGCCAGGCGCTGGCGGGACGCGCCTTCAACCAGGCGGTGAAGTTCGGCGCGGAGGTCGCCATTCCGGTCGCCGTCGAGCGGCTGGACTGCATCGGCGGCGCGCTGTCTCTGGCCTGCGCGGGCGACCGGCGCGTGCAGGCGCGCGCGGTGGTGATCGCCTCGGGCGCCCGCTATCGCCGGCCCGACGTGCCGGGCCTCGCGACGTTCGAGGGGGCGGGCATCTCCTATTGGGTGTCGGCGGTGGAGGCGCGCCTGTGCGGCGGGGAGGAGGTGGCCCTCGTCGGCGGCGGCAATTCGGCCGGGCAGGCCATCGTCTATCTCGCGCCGCATGTGAAGAAACTGCACGTGGTGGTGCGCCGCCCCCTCGCCGACACCATGTCGCGCTATCTCATCGACCGCATCGACGCGCTGCCCAATGTGGAGCTGCATGTGGGCAGCGAGATCGCGAGCCTCGAAGGCGACCGCACCACGGGCCTCACCGCCGCCACCTTCCGCGACCGGCGCGACGGCAGCCTGCACCGGCGAGAATTGCGGCACATGTTCCTGTTCATCGGCGCGGACCCCAACGCCGCATGGGCCACCCCCTGCGTGGAGACGGACGGCAAGGGCTTCATCACCACCGGCGCCGGCCGCCGCCCGCTGGAAACGAGCGTGCCCGGCGTCTTCGCCATCGGCGACGTGCGGGCGGGCTCCGTCAAGCGCGTCGCGGCCGCCGTGGGCGAGGGCGCGGCGGTGGTGGCGCAGATCCATGCCATGTTCGCCGAGGCGGCCGGCGACGAGGCTCCGAGATGA
- a CDS encoding alkene reductase, whose product MPTLFDPIQLGAIAAPNRMFMAPLTRARGTRQHVATPIMAEYYAQRASAGLIISEATGISRQGTGWPFAPGIWSDEQVAAWRPVTEAVKQAGGRIVCQLWHMGRIVHPSFLDGAKAVSASATTAPAYAHTYDGKQPHAEARALDASEIPGLLDDYRRGARNARLAGFDGVEIHAANGYLIDQFLRASANHRTDAYGGSIENRARLLREVTEAVAGEIGADRTGVRLSPNGESQGVNDPDPVPLFRHAAKLLSEIGIAFLELREPPPDGTRGKPDHPPVHPEIRAVFDGPLVLNSDFDGARAAAALEKGEADAIAFGRGFLANPDLPARIRRGIPLAPDQMETWYTQGPEGYIDYPTADAALLDEALEETFPASDPVATGDFR is encoded by the coding sequence ATGCCCACCTTGTTCGATCCCATCCAGCTCGGCGCCATCGCGGCGCCGAACCGCATGTTCATGGCGCCGCTCACCCGCGCACGCGGCACGCGCCAGCATGTGGCCACCCCGATCATGGCGGAGTATTACGCCCAGCGCGCCAGCGCCGGCCTCATCATCTCCGAGGCCACCGGCATCAGCCGGCAGGGCACCGGCTGGCCCTTCGCGCCCGGCATCTGGAGCGACGAGCAGGTCGCAGCCTGGCGGCCGGTGACGGAAGCGGTGAAGCAGGCCGGCGGGCGCATCGTCTGCCAGCTCTGGCACATGGGGCGGATCGTGCATCCGAGCTTCCTTGATGGGGCCAAGGCGGTTTCCGCCTCGGCCACCACGGCGCCCGCCTATGCCCACACCTATGACGGCAAGCAGCCCCACGCCGAGGCGCGCGCCCTCGACGCGAGCGAGATTCCCGGCCTGCTCGACGACTATCGCCGGGGCGCGCGCAACGCCCGCCTCGCCGGGTTCGATGGCGTGGAGATCCACGCCGCCAACGGCTATCTCATCGACCAGTTCCTGCGCGCCTCGGCCAATCACCGCACGGATGCCTATGGCGGCTCCATCGAGAACCGCGCGCGGCTGCTGCGCGAGGTGACGGAGGCGGTGGCCGGCGAGATCGGCGCCGACCGCACCGGCGTGCGCCTCTCGCCCAACGGCGAGAGCCAGGGCGTCAACGATCCCGATCCGGTGCCGCTGTTCCGGCACGCGGCGAAGCTCCTGTCGGAGATCGGCATCGCCTTCCTCGAACTGCGCGAGCCGCCGCCGGACGGCACCCGGGGCAAGCCCGACCATCCGCCGGTGCATCCCGAGATCCGCGCCGTGTTCGACGGGCCGCTGGTGCTGAATTCCGATTTCGATGGCGCCCGCGCCGCTGCCGCGCTGGAGAAGGGCGAGGCCGACGCCATCGCCTTCGGACGGGGCTTCCTCGCCAATCCCGACCTGCCCGCCCGTATCCGGCGCGGCATCCCGCTGGCGCCGGACCAGATGGAGACCTGGTACACGCAGGGGCCGGAGGGCTACATCGACTACCCCACCGCCGACGCGGCGCTGCTGGACGAGGCGCTGGAGGAGACTTTCCCGGCCTCCGATCCCGTCGCCACAGGCGATTTCCGATAG
- a CDS encoding UBP-type zinc finger domain-containing protein — protein sequence MSCTHKRAIQEVTPSAKGCEECLKIGSAWVHLRLCRTCGHVGCCDDSPHRHARAHFRATGHPIIEGYDPPEGWGWCYIDAEEVDLPDQTPQVGPIPRFS from the coding sequence ATGAGCTGCACCCACAAGAGAGCCATCCAAGAGGTGACGCCGAGCGCGAAGGGGTGCGAGGAGTGCCTGAAAATCGGCAGCGCGTGGGTACACCTGCGGCTGTGCCGGACGTGCGGCCATGTGGGCTGCTGCGACGACTCCCCCCACCGCCATGCACGCGCCCATTTCCGGGCCACCGGGCATCCCATCATCGAGGGCTATGATCCCCCCGAAGGCTGGGGCTGGTGCTACATCGATGCGGAGGAGGTGGACCTGCCCGACCAGACCCCGCAGGTCGGGCCGATCCCGCGCTTTTCCTGA
- the poxB gene encoding ubiquinone-dependent pyruvate dehydrogenase, protein MARKVADLMVDILAGAGVERIFGVVGDSLNGLTDALRRHGGIDWFHVRHEEAAAFAAAGEAQITGRLAVCAGSCGPGNLHLINGLFDAQRSRVPVLAIAAQIPSAEIGGGYFQETHPQSLFAECSVYCELVSDPRQLPYVLENAIRAAVGKRGVAVVVIPGDVALRPAPERGPSAPAGLLPPAPVVTPADADLDALADLLNGVERVTLFCGRGCAGAHADLMALAETLKSPIVHALGGKEWVEYNNPYDVGMTGFIGFRSGYDAMHSCDLLLMLGTDFPYKQFLPTGIRIAQVDIRPEQLGRRCKLDLGVVGDVGATLRALKPRLNVKDDRSHLDTALAAYKTSREGLDSLATGTPGNKPIHPQYLAKMLSDTADEDAVFTFDVGTPTIWAARYLKMNGQRRLVGSLVHGSMANALPQAMGIQAAQSGRQVISFSGDGGLTMLMGELVTLVQTKTPVKVVVVNNGVLGFVALEMKAGGFLETGVDLENPDFAAMARAIGIHAIRVEDPGDLPGALDDILAHDGPALLDVVTARQELSMPPTIAAEEVEGFSLWLIRAVMSGRGDEVIDLAETNLLPR, encoded by the coding sequence ATGGCACGCAAGGTTGCGGATCTGATGGTCGATATTCTGGCCGGCGCCGGCGTCGAGCGGATCTTCGGCGTCGTCGGCGACAGCCTGAACGGTCTCACCGATGCCCTGAGGCGCCATGGCGGGATCGACTGGTTCCATGTGCGCCACGAGGAAGCGGCGGCCTTCGCGGCGGCGGGCGAAGCGCAGATCACCGGAAGGCTCGCGGTGTGCGCCGGCTCCTGCGGGCCGGGCAACCTGCATCTCATCAATGGCCTGTTCGATGCCCAGCGCAGCCGCGTGCCGGTGCTGGCCATCGCCGCGCAGATCCCCTCGGCGGAGATCGGCGGCGGCTATTTCCAGGAGACGCACCCGCAGTCGCTGTTCGCCGAATGCAGCGTCTATTGCGAGCTGGTGTCCGACCCGCGCCAGCTGCCCTATGTGCTTGAGAACGCGATCCGCGCGGCGGTCGGCAAACGCGGCGTGGCGGTGGTGGTGATCCCCGGCGACGTGGCGCTGCGTCCCGCGCCCGAGCGCGGCCCTTCCGCCCCCGCAGGCCTGCTGCCGCCGGCGCCCGTCGTGACCCCCGCCGATGCGGATCTCGACGCGCTGGCGGACCTGCTGAACGGGGTGGAACGCGTCACCCTGTTCTGCGGCCGGGGCTGCGCCGGCGCCCACGCCGATCTGATGGCCCTCGCCGAGACCCTCAAGAGCCCCATCGTCCACGCCCTCGGCGGCAAGGAGTGGGTCGAGTACAACAACCCCTACGACGTGGGCATGACCGGCTTCATCGGCTTCAGGTCCGGCTACGACGCCATGCATTCCTGCGACCTTCTGCTGATGCTGGGCACTGATTTCCCCTACAAGCAATTCCTGCCCACCGGCATCCGCATCGCGCAGGTCGACATCCGTCCCGAGCAGCTCGGCCGGCGCTGCAAGCTCGATCTCGGCGTGGTGGGCGACGTGGGCGCGACGCTCCGGGCGCTTAAGCCGCGCCTCAACGTCAAGGACGACCGCAGCCACCTCGATACAGCGCTCGCCGCCTACAAGACCTCCCGCGAGGGCCTCGACAGCCTCGCCACGGGCACGCCCGGCAACAAGCCGATCCACCCGCAGTATCTGGCGAAGATGCTGAGCGACACGGCCGACGAGGACGCCGTGTTCACCTTCGACGTGGGCACGCCGACCATCTGGGCCGCGCGCTATCTGAAGATGAACGGCCAGCGGCGGCTGGTGGGCTCCCTCGTCCACGGCTCGATGGCGAATGCCCTGCCGCAGGCCATGGGCATCCAGGCCGCCCAGTCGGGCCGGCAGGTGATCTCCTTCTCCGGCGACGGCGGCCTCACCATGCTCATGGGCGAGCTGGTGACGCTGGTGCAGACGAAGACGCCGGTGAAGGTCGTCGTCGTCAACAACGGGGTGCTCGGCTTCGTGGCGCTGGAGATGAAGGCCGGCGGCTTCCTGGAGACGGGCGTGGACCTCGAAAATCCAGACTTCGCCGCCATGGCGCGGGCCATCGGCATCCACGCCATCCGGGTGGAGGATCCGGGCGACCTGCCGGGCGCGCTGGACGACATCCTCGCCCACGACGGTCCCGCGCTGCTCGACGTGGTGACCGCGCGGCAGGAACTCTCCATGCCGCCCACCATCGCAGCGGAGGAGGTGGAGGGGTTCAGCCTCTGGCTGATCCGCGCGGTGATGAGCGGGCGCGGCGACGAGGTGATCGACCTCGCCGAGACCAATCTGCTGCCGCGCTGA
- a CDS encoding trifunctional serine/threonine-protein kinase/ATP-binding protein/sensor histidine kinase, whose translation MDAASFDRLALTSETIRDGRSDGLESFLAQDELTGERWRVRSALRGSPAAARLDREAALALGLQPDLADPPQRLEHRNRLILLYPDRPMATLADLTPGTLAPDALLDLGMAIAGALARLHALGAVHGGLRPPCVLLEERGRVRFRHLVGATGSDMPGLAAPDAIAYAAPEQARLHRPTCDARSDLYALGVLLYTLLVGRLPLQAGSMAEWLHAHVAVEPPRPGAVRADVPSVIDAILMKLIAKDPEQRYQSADALGIDLRLARAALAAGDGAASFPLGRGELARQGIAARGLFGRATELSQLVDAFGRVSRTGSGELVLIHGEAGAGKSALVEHFAKAWLPADAQFAAGKSVLLQEGMPYAPFAQALRTLIMRALGESADVLDGIRERLASHLTGYSRLLIDLVPEAEFILPDSGALPEVAASLAQARLARVVIQTLKTFATPARPLVLFLDDLQWMDAASLGALQALIREAPPHVLVIGSYRAEEAARHPELSRLLTEARDGPLPATDIHIGPLSVAETLDCIASALNGAPEDLGELADIIHRRTGGNAFFMRQLLQTLFDDKVLAFDPETRRWHWDARRFGAYASVSDFMLQRLDALPPAQRGILQRLASVGGRFPAAHATRLIDRSEDETAHIAAALMEAGLLLRQDADYVIAHDRVLEAAYASLPEADRPAEHLAIARRLMEIARDGDADWAFALAAQIERADRSALDAAERVTFVTALRTAARRARNAGAVHQAAGHIETARSLMPADWQVSHHALFVEVKWLHCDSLLTLGRTDEALPAIDRLLAIAANPIDQADLYRLKATARTIRSDYEGAIDEALVGLALLGVELERSVTDEQLEQAYQACSARLNALDVSALRDLPESADPALRSAMALLSTLSASFFVRGSLRLLHLIKIVELTLDHGLTPEGAYGFAWFGVFSADLYGDYEDGLSYAMMAQEIVQRDGYEAQRTATLLALDQVSVWTRPLRFALDRAREAAQIGLTAGDLGWACYARNHIASNMLMLGAPLPAVREDIEEGLAWTRQYRYRDIEFILAAQLRLADTLASGDYDGAQVVPDHEITSLATLFWVQYYAGVISFLFGDFDRALPHLERAASLSWAAPAHIDTAACALFLALAVARTSTGPAARKGALERLDAVRQCFADRARRNPSTFECKHLLLEAETARLAGRTAEAQRLYEQAADAAAASGFVHEQALAYELAAHCCREAGLEIPAGGYMQAAISHYRHWGAAGKADQLLRAFPLLAGGGAGARLLPAGDATPEPAGQDGLNLEVMTRAAQTLAETVGLDQVIRTLMREMIVHAGAQYGLLMLMRADQPVIEASARIENQQVDVDLRSAVPTAQNLPLALLNTVMRTRRTTVFADAASEEPGLRPAGHGGVPARSLLFMPLIKRGSLVGILYLENSLAADVFTPNRTALLELLATQAAISLDAARLYSDLMDENTRRASAEFDLREARAELGRASRMMAMGNYAASIAHEINQPLTSIVASADAATRWLRRAEPDVGEALQGVEQIRASGMRAAGIVKSLRALAKRSAPTLEPIRLEDLAEDVLRLVVKDLQANGIVLDARLAEDRRLVEADPVQLQQVVFNLITNAIHAMETADPDRRRLTIETVQEAGEVRLSIADTGCGMSEDVLARIFEPFFTTKHAGMGIGLSICRSIIDAHGGVLRARSTVGEGSVFFFSLKALDDTARPEPDAQT comes from the coding sequence ATGGATGCCGCATCCTTCGACCGCCTCGCGCTGACGTCCGAGACCATCCGGGACGGCAGAAGCGACGGGCTTGAATCCTTCCTCGCGCAGGACGAGCTGACGGGCGAGCGCTGGCGGGTGAGATCCGCGCTGCGCGGCAGCCCGGCGGCGGCGCGTCTCGATCGGGAAGCGGCGCTGGCGCTCGGGCTGCAGCCCGACCTCGCGGACCCGCCCCAGCGGCTGGAGCACCGCAACCGTTTGATCCTCCTCTACCCGGATCGCCCCATGGCGACCCTCGCGGACCTGACCCCCGGCACGCTTGCCCCTGACGCGCTGCTCGATCTCGGCATGGCGATCGCCGGCGCGCTCGCCCGGCTGCACGCCCTCGGCGCCGTCCATGGCGGCCTCAGGCCGCCCTGCGTGCTGCTGGAGGAACGGGGACGGGTGCGGTTCCGCCATCTCGTCGGCGCCACGGGCAGCGACATGCCGGGGTTGGCGGCGCCCGATGCCATCGCCTACGCCGCGCCGGAGCAGGCGCGGCTCCATCGTCCGACCTGCGATGCCCGCAGCGATCTCTATGCGCTGGGCGTGCTGCTCTACACGCTGCTGGTCGGCCGGCTGCCGCTGCAGGCCGGCAGCATGGCCGAATGGCTGCACGCCCATGTGGCGGTCGAGCCGCCGCGCCCCGGCGCCGTGCGCGCCGACGTGCCGTCGGTTATCGATGCCATCCTCATGAAGCTCATCGCCAAGGATCCGGAGCAGCGCTACCAGAGCGCGGACGCGCTCGGGATCGACCTGCGCCTCGCCCGCGCCGCGCTGGCGGCGGGCGACGGCGCGGCGAGCTTCCCCCTGGGCCGGGGCGAGCTGGCGCGGCAGGGCATCGCGGCGCGCGGGCTGTTCGGCCGGGCCACGGAACTGTCGCAGCTGGTGGACGCCTTCGGGCGCGTCTCCCGCACGGGCTCCGGCGAGCTGGTCCTGATCCACGGCGAGGCGGGGGCGGGCAAGTCCGCTCTGGTCGAGCATTTCGCGAAGGCCTGGCTGCCGGCGGACGCGCAGTTCGCCGCCGGCAAGAGCGTGCTCTTGCAGGAGGGAATGCCCTATGCGCCGTTCGCCCAGGCGCTGCGCACCCTCATCATGCGCGCGCTGGGGGAAAGCGCCGACGTGCTGGACGGGATCAGGGAGCGCCTCGCCTCCCACCTGACGGGCTACAGCCGCCTCCTGATCGATCTCGTGCCCGAAGCGGAATTCATCCTGCCGGACAGCGGCGCCCTGCCCGAGGTAGCCGCGAGCCTGGCGCAGGCGCGCCTGGCGCGGGTGGTGATCCAGACCCTGAAGACGTTCGCGACGCCCGCCCGTCCCCTCGTCCTGTTCCTCGACGACCTGCAATGGATGGATGCGGCGAGCCTCGGCGCGCTTCAGGCGCTGATCCGCGAGGCGCCGCCCCATGTCCTGGTCATCGGCAGCTATCGCGCGGAGGAGGCGGCCCGCCATCCAGAGCTTTCGCGCCTGCTGACGGAGGCGCGCGACGGCCCGCTGCCGGCCACCGACATCCACATCGGCCCCCTGTCGGTGGCCGAGACGCTGGACTGCATCGCGAGCGCGCTGAACGGCGCGCCGGAGGACCTCGGCGAACTCGCGGACATCATCCATCGCAGGACCGGCGGCAACGCGTTCTTCATGAGGCAGCTTCTTCAGACGCTGTTCGACGACAAGGTTCTCGCCTTCGATCCCGAGACGCGGCGCTGGCACTGGGATGCGCGGCGCTTCGGCGCCTACGCGTCGGTGTCGGACTTCATGCTGCAGCGGCTCGATGCCCTGCCGCCGGCCCAGCGCGGCATCCTGCAACGGCTCGCGAGCGTGGGCGGGCGCTTTCCGGCAGCCCATGCCACGCGCCTCATCGACCGGTCCGAGGACGAAACGGCGCACATCGCGGCCGCGCTCATGGAGGCCGGCCTGCTCCTGCGGCAGGATGCGGACTACGTCATCGCCCACGACCGCGTTCTCGAAGCCGCTTATGCCTCGCTTCCCGAGGCGGATCGCCCCGCCGAGCATCTCGCCATCGCCCGCCGCCTGATGGAGATCGCGCGCGACGGGGATGCGGACTGGGCCTTCGCCCTGGCCGCGCAGATCGAGCGGGCGGACCGCTCCGCGCTCGACGCGGCGGAGCGCGTGACCTTCGTGACGGCCTTGAGAACCGCCGCCCGCCGCGCCCGCAATGCCGGCGCCGTCCATCAGGCGGCAGGCCATATCGAGACCGCCCGCAGCCTCATGCCTGCCGACTGGCAGGTGAGCCACCACGCGCTGTTCGTCGAGGTGAAATGGCTGCATTGCGACAGCCTGCTCACCCTTGGACGGACGGATGAGGCCCTGCCGGCCATCGACAGGCTGCTCGCGATCGCCGCCAATCCCATCGACCAGGCGGACCTCTACCGCCTCAAGGCCACCGCGCGGACCATCCGGTCGGACTACGAAGGGGCGATCGACGAGGCCTTGGTGGGGCTCGCGCTCCTCGGTGTCGAACTCGAGCGGTCCGTGACGGACGAACAGCTCGAGCAGGCCTATCAGGCCTGTAGCGCCCGCCTCAACGCCCTCGACGTGTCCGCACTGCGCGACCTGCCGGAGAGCGCCGATCCCGCGCTGCGATCGGCGATGGCTCTGCTCTCCACCCTCAGCGCGTCCTTCTTCGTGCGTGGCAGCCTGCGCCTGCTGCACCTGATCAAGATCGTCGAGCTGACACTCGACCACGGATTGACGCCCGAGGGGGCCTACGGCTTTGCGTGGTTCGGCGTGTTCAGCGCCGATCTTTACGGCGACTACGAGGACGGGTTGAGCTACGCCATGATGGCGCAGGAGATCGTCCAGCGGGATGGCTACGAGGCGCAGCGGACGGCGACGCTCCTGGCCCTCGACCAGGTGAGCGTCTGGACGCGGCCGCTGCGCTTCGCTCTCGACCGCGCGCGCGAAGCCGCGCAGATCGGCCTCACGGCCGGCGATCTCGGCTGGGCCTGCTACGCCCGCAACCACATCGCGTCCAACATGCTCATGCTGGGCGCACCCCTCCCGGCCGTGCGGGAGGACATCGAGGAAGGCTTGGCGTGGACGCGCCAGTACAGGTATCGCGACATCGAGTTCATCCTGGCCGCGCAGCTCCGCCTCGCGGACACCCTCGCCTCCGGGGACTATGACGGCGCGCAGGTCGTTCCGGATCACGAGATCACGTCGCTCGCCACCCTCTTCTGGGTACAATATTATGCGGGAGTTATCTCCTTCCTGTTCGGCGATTTCGACCGCGCCCTGCCGCATCTGGAAAGGGCGGCGTCGCTGAGCTGGGCGGCGCCGGCGCACATCGACACGGCGGCGTGCGCGCTCTTCCTCGCCCTCGCGGTGGCGCGCACCAGCACCGGCCCGGCCGCCCGGAAGGGCGCGCTGGAGCGGCTCGACGCCGTGCGGCAGTGCTTCGCCGACCGGGCGCGGCGCAATCCCTCCACCTTCGAGTGCAAGCATCTGCTGCTGGAGGCCGAGACGGCGCGGCTCGCCGGCCGGACGGCGGAGGCGCAGCGCCTCTATGAGCAGGCCGCGGACGCCGCGGCGGCGAGCGGCTTCGTGCACGAGCAGGCGCTGGCCTACGAGCTGGCGGCTCATTGCTGCCGGGAGGCCGGGCTCGAGATTCCCGCCGGCGGATACATGCAGGCGGCGATCAGCCACTACCGGCACTGGGGCGCTGCGGGCAAGGCGGACCAGCTGCTGCGCGCATTCCCGCTTCTCGCCGGCGGCGGGGCCGGCGCGCGCCTGCTCCCGGCGGGCGACGCGACGCCGGAGCCGGCGGGACAGGACGGCCTGAACCTCGAAGTCATGACCCGCGCCGCGCAGACGCTCGCCGAGACGGTGGGGCTCGATCAGGTCATCCGCACCCTGATGCGGGAGATGATCGTCCATGCCGGGGCGCAATATGGCCTTCTGATGCTCATGCGCGCGGACCAGCCGGTGATCGAGGCCTCGGCGCGCATCGAGAACCAGCAGGTGGACGTGGACCTCCGCTCGGCCGTTCCCACCGCGCAAAACCTGCCGCTGGCCCTGCTCAACACGGTGATGCGCACGCGCCGCACCACCGTCTTCGCCGACGCCGCCAGCGAGGAACCGGGCCTGCGCCCGGCGGGACACGGAGGCGTGCCCGCGCGCTCGCTGCTGTTCATGCCGCTCATCAAGCGCGGCAGCCTCGTCGGCATCCTCTATCTGGAGAACAGCCTCGCGGCGGATGTCTTCACGCCGAACCGCACGGCGCTACTGGAGCTGCTGGCGACGCAGGCGGCCATCTCGCTCGATGCCGCCCGCCTCTACAGCGATCTCATGGACGAGAACACGCGGCGGGCCAGCGCGGAGTTCGACCTGCGCGAGGCGCGGGCGGAGCTGGGGCGGGCCTCCCGCATGATGGCCATGGGCAATTACGCCGCCTCCATCGCCCACGAGATCAACCAGCCGCTGACCAGCATCGTGGCGAGCGCGGACGCGGCCACGCGCTGGCTCAGGAGGGCCGAGCCGGACGTGGGCGAGGCGCTGCAGGGCGTCGAGCAGATCCGGGCCTCGGGCATGCGCGCGGCGGGCATCGTCAAGTCCCTGCGCGCCCTCGCCAAGCGCTCGGCGCCGACGCTGGAGCCGATCCGCCTCGAAGACCTCGCCGAGGACGTGCTGCGGCTGGTGGTCAAGGATCTCCAGGCGAACGGCATCGTGCTCGACGCCCGCCTCGCGGAGGACCGTCGTCTTGTGGAGGCCGATCCGGTGCAGCTCCAGCAGGTGGTCTTCAACCTCATCACCAACGCCATCCACGCCATGGAGACGGCCGATCCCGACCGGAGGCGGCTGACCATCGAGACGGTGCAGGAGGCGGGAGAGGTGCGCCTGAGCATCGCCGACACCGGCTGCGGCATGAGCGAGGACGTGCTCGCCCGCATCTTCGAACCCTTCTTCACCACCAAGCACGCGGGCATGGGCATCGGCCTGTCCATCTGCCGCTCCATCATCGACGCGCACGGCGGCGTGCTGCGGGCGCGCTCGACCGTGGGAGAGGGCAGCGTCTTCTTCTTCAGCCTGAAGGCGCTCGATGACACCGCCCGGCCGGAACCGGACGCGCAAACCTGA